One window of Solwaraspora sp. WMMA2056 genomic DNA carries:
- a CDS encoding LamG-like jellyroll fold domain-containing protein: MVVAALVGLSSSVPPGAVPADGEFPVGWLSSWFTGRSGWLPWGGPAVELPAARVGDGAGSGGYVGSAATRASGGAGSAQRLVNGLSGYAGEPVVGESVTPVTVGRFDPETSVRDAVASGANADVYANADGSTTVELSTGRVNYEAADGSWRPVDSTLVRRGDRWVVRENSLGVSLAGAAAGESLVELSLPDDGSVGWGLAGAAAVVPAVDGRTATYPEVFADTDLEVVARPDGVQQGLVLASREAGSEWVFPLTLDGVSVRAGEGGSVEVVDGAGSVVGSIPPAVMQDSSVDPETGLPARSAAVAMELIEVDGAPALKLVADREWLTDPARVFPARADVGALISTSGDVFVDTDPDTGPAVQNGDRLAIGNRDGVLSRTFLKFTIPSELAKSGWFISSANLRLYLNYRARCDVQRIKVGLVEEEWTVGDLRTAAHPGPKIDLGPNHYRYYTDNGRACENPNANPSVGQWVEVDVRDLISGWALGQPNLGLALLDEEDLSEAAAALFASANYAGGDYAPRLQLTLSNNLPPQVDQRAPAHGAVVSTLTPRLYVRGRDFDESGTVRYKVWIYDNAGTLIHVNEGTKSYYDVPVGLLETNKQYSWAVQPFDGAVYGARYPKYVFYTRMPQPALGSRLVQNPGVGYHPEIGNYTSAVTDAQVAGVGPALEITRSYNTLDTRRSGAFGQGWSSLLDARVTERTNSAGAVLGVVVRYPDGSEAVFGPGSDGSFVAPPGRYEVLTAVKSGATVTGYRLTVKHGTTYVFLRAAGGGAFKVTSVTDANDQTLTLTYNGSGLVSKLTSASGRSLTLTWAGTTSPSVGSHVTKVTTDAPTAGGGGYVWQYTYGSYDRLTKVCPPTASCTTYTWDNSANQGANAVLNHAPSSFWRLNEPSGSTLAASSVLDNGGTDVAFYEGTTPGPTPGVWPGSTSTSTAFNGTSSRVRLPSGLVNDSAYQSVSLWFRTGTASRAGVLFSYQHDPISDGTTSRNYTPSIYVGSSGKLHAKFYDGNSTTMQSSGRVDDGQWHHVVLAGAGSSQALYVDGIRHAGRTGLIEMFDVGGSAHEYVGAGFVGGNWPDQPHHGSPNYHGHANFFDGHIADVAFFDRTLTSAEVTEINATARGQSRQLSKVTSQEGRVLASLSMDSVTGKLASVTDSNGGTWALGTPRVAGTSGVYAAAVLGSAPTDYWRLRDAAGVQAVNETWQTTATFSSVTLGAAGPFADGTAVSFDGSSSLVSVPGERLAPAGTRSQELWFRTTGTGDVLAGAQDAAVDGTLSVGSPVLWIDSDGRLRGLSASVDPTAPLTSGLAGKCAELAANGTKVQLSTCDGATAQSWRYVGSSRQLRRGDKCLGLAGQATSNGTLVQAQTCSSSANQKWGASGNGWRNSGAGRCLEVPGSSTTDGTQLAIRNCNDQANQWWALALVSAAPVNDGKWHHAVLTKTAADDDTVQALYLDGVRVQASTGSLAGGVERLSHGYLGAGYTGNGWSGLPSDSTAYYAGALAEVALYDRTLSADEVALHYQSVGRAVPLVVTAAGDGAVEARLSDTAAGALPIEALPPGAVRVDEAAQDAQTTTVSNPVKIVSVTDPGGNEVSYSYDLVTGRKVSQTDALGQTTLYGYDTGGFTSLVYDPNGHVTRSVQDERGNTIQEVTCQDQAADKCSSSYYTYTFYSSDPTHPKSDRLTKVRGPGSQSAQDDTYLTTYAYDNTGNLHTVRDPLGRKTEIEYTDGTEVPAVDGGPAPAGLPWHVLDPSKGWQTIRYTSAGDVAWVSDAATAETTFTYDGLGRTLTETVVTSSYPQGRTTSYTYDSVGRVVTRTGPAVTDRVSGAVHRAVTRYSYSVDGFLVEERVSDASGGDVARVSTWSYDGGGRRSEAVDAEGTVTSYGYDVYGHLVEQTDPDGVVNAYEVDVNGNVLSRTLKGYTGDPNDPTPPVDLVVESNVYDPANRLASTTDAMGYVTRYTYTDDGRTATVTRTDGDSSFLLESNGYDEAGNLVERVTDNGRTVTAYAYDAAGRQVRSVLDPGGLDRVTEVTLSRTDQVLSRVDRDAAGEALSVVDYAYDVLGRPVSQTRYLSADRSVTPVARWRLDEAGGTTAVDSAGNSPGTATDVVWASDAERGRVASFNGSSSRIVTDAPVVDTTRPYTVAAWVRLDDLRAPVSVLAMPGLARTNVAERGAPAFALNYDHTVDAWRALTTEQLVFKGGAYIRHSRTFGQGSMQAGEWQHLAVGVDPQAGRWIVFLDGEKVDDFTGSSFHSVAAGGVRIGDGHEGAISDLQVYQGVPNDDDWAAGVMAGAVPAADAGVSRTSYVVDNAGLATSVIDPLGHATFVEYDEADRAVVTTGPQVQAETGELDGPVVTARPVARVGYNTFGEVVAESDPNGAVTTYGVDGVGRPVEVRLPAYTPPGGSSSVTPVASAMYDSLGQVVSQTDPLGRVTEFVYDQLGRVVTQVAPDGGTTTARYDLAGNLLAATDPTGAVTGSSYDFLGRVTSVSEAVRQTGQVHTTTVGYDVAGRLSSVRSPAGVTTGYGYNAAGELTVVVDGAGQTRGVVHDGLGRPVREMNPDGTYTTTGYDMLSRPVSAAAYAAGGGAALATAASTYDVAGNVVSATDARGTVTRFGYDAAGLLRTQREPVDATTTIESSFGYDLAGNPTRFTDGRGQAFRTTYNVWGLPQSRIEPATAAYPDAADRTFTTVYDVAGQPVSQRVPGGVARTLVYDEMGRLVRQSGSGAEAATTDRTYGYDAAGRLVEFSAPGDTNQVVYDDRGLPLSVTGPSGDAAFAYTADGLMESRDDAAGLTEYGYDGAGRLVSVNNTDMGTAIGYTYDVMSAVSSMTFGTSGNRRVFGYDDLHRLTSDRLVSSGGSKIASITYGWDANGNETSRTVTRGSSTTVNTYTYDLADRLTSWDDGKTTVGYRYDKAGNRTGIGDVDYVYDARNRLVSDSTGVGYQYTARGTRSAAGAATTVSDAFDQVAEHTPAGGNARVFDYDGLGRAFRDGWEYTGLGNHLARDSSNAFFTRDPGGGVVGARHNNTRRLVWTDLHGDVVAQLNPAGASVTGSRTYSPLGEVTADSGMFGDLGYQSEWTDIRSGQVNMHSRWYDPVTAQFGARDSLTVGPVPDSIRANRYQYGDGSPLTVVDPTGHFGEPFARSWDDFTDWAGDRWDDAVDWAGDAWDDFTDFLDWVGDGLEAATTWTQEQLVEAANAIRQTVEQSYQDLIKAGEALKAAAEQVGQWARTARDWIVEHKAEIVGAIVGMVVEAGCLVAIGWTGVGMVACGMVGGITGALVTGGMQGKTGMDLLQDAVIGGLAGGLGAALPMMGPVAGKALSKAASTGVKKVAGTSVGKAGARVGAKAAAGARSFSRAVSRKADDASRAVSRGTSRSTREAAERADDAARAGGNRADGAASCVRHSFAPDTRVRMADGTSKSIGEVELGDEVLATDPATGQSSVRSVRVLHRHADRELTDVTVTDTTTGESTVVETTAHHPFWNADTNRWTDAEDLRPGDRLRSPDGETTQRVTAVRVWTGLKWMNDLTVAGVHTYYVVAADRPVLVHNCDGYTDLYHGTSRQSADNIRNNGVNPGFSTRSRMDFGKGFYTTRSQQQAQKWASKRFGGDGVVLHFRVPTAKLNAMFTKTFNRRGGRDLTNTVRRYRTGAGGNLANNYDVVEGPMLMNVDGFLRLGAPPRWSGNQVVFYGRDAGQVLTDALQP, encoded by the coding sequence GTGGTGGTCGCGGCGCTGGTGGGGTTGTCGTCGTCGGTGCCGCCGGGTGCGGTGCCGGCGGACGGTGAGTTCCCGGTGGGGTGGTTGTCGTCGTGGTTCACCGGTCGGTCGGGGTGGTTGCCGTGGGGTGGGCCGGCGGTGGAGTTGCCGGCGGCGCGGGTCGGTGACGGTGCCGGTTCGGGTGGGTACGTGGGGTCGGCGGCGACGCGGGCGTCGGGTGGGGCGGGTTCGGCGCAGCGGTTGGTGAACGGTCTGTCGGGGTACGCCGGGGAGCCGGTGGTGGGCGAGTCGGTGACGCCGGTGACGGTGGGCCGGTTCGATCCGGAGACGAGTGTGCGGGACGCGGTGGCATCGGGGGCGAATGCCGACGTGTACGCCAATGCGGATGGTTCGACGACGGTGGAGTTGAGTACGGGGCGGGTCAACTACGAGGCGGCGGATGGTTCGTGGCGGCCGGTGGACTCGACTCTGGTGCGTCGGGGTGACCGGTGGGTGGTGCGGGAGAACTCGCTGGGGGTGTCGCTGGCGGGCGCTGCTGCCGGTGAGTCGTTGGTGGAGTTGTCGCTGCCCGATGATGGGTCGGTGGGCTGGGGTCTGGCTGGTGCGGCGGCGGTGGTGCCGGCGGTCGACGGCAGGACGGCCACGTACCCGGAGGTGTTCGCGGACACCGACCTGGAGGTGGTGGCGCGGCCGGACGGGGTGCAGCAGGGGCTGGTGCTGGCGTCGCGCGAGGCCGGGTCGGAGTGGGTGTTTCCGCTGACGCTGGACGGGGTGTCGGTCCGGGCCGGTGAGGGTGGGTCGGTCGAAGTGGTCGACGGCGCCGGTTCGGTGGTGGGGTCGATCCCGCCAGCGGTCATGCAGGATTCGTCGGTCGACCCGGAAACGGGGTTGCCGGCGCGGTCGGCGGCGGTCGCGATGGAGCTGATCGAGGTCGACGGTGCCCCGGCGCTGAAGCTGGTGGCCGACCGGGAGTGGTTGACGGATCCGGCGCGGGTGTTCCCGGCGCGGGCGGACGTGGGCGCGCTGATCTCGACGAGTGGGGACGTGTTCGTCGACACCGATCCGGACACCGGCCCCGCCGTGCAGAACGGCGACCGTCTCGCGATCGGCAACCGGGACGGCGTCCTGTCCCGGACGTTTCTCAAGTTCACCATACCGTCGGAGCTTGCGAAGTCGGGCTGGTTCATCTCCTCGGCGAACCTGAGGCTGTATCTGAACTACCGGGCGAGGTGTGACGTCCAACGGATCAAGGTCGGGCTGGTCGAGGAGGAGTGGACGGTCGGTGATCTGCGGACCGCCGCCCATCCGGGCCCGAAGATCGATCTGGGACCGAACCACTACAGGTACTACACCGACAACGGGCGGGCGTGTGAGAACCCGAACGCGAATCCGTCCGTCGGCCAGTGGGTCGAGGTCGATGTCCGGGACCTCATCTCGGGCTGGGCGCTCGGTCAGCCGAATCTTGGTCTGGCGCTGTTGGACGAGGAGGACTTGTCTGAGGCGGCGGCGGCCTTGTTCGCCTCGGCGAACTATGCCGGCGGTGACTACGCGCCGCGGTTGCAGCTGACCTTGTCGAACAACCTGCCGCCGCAGGTGGACCAGCGGGCACCGGCCCACGGTGCGGTGGTGTCGACGTTGACGCCCCGGTTGTACGTGCGGGGTCGCGATTTCGACGAGTCCGGCACCGTGCGCTACAAGGTCTGGATCTACGACAACGCCGGGACCCTCATCCACGTCAACGAGGGCACCAAGTCGTACTACGACGTCCCGGTCGGGTTGTTGGAGACGAACAAGCAGTACTCGTGGGCGGTGCAGCCGTTCGACGGGGCTGTCTACGGCGCACGGTATCCGAAGTACGTGTTCTACACGCGGATGCCGCAGCCGGCGTTGGGGTCCCGGCTGGTGCAGAACCCGGGGGTGGGCTATCACCCGGAGATCGGCAACTACACGTCGGCGGTGACGGATGCGCAGGTCGCGGGGGTGGGGCCGGCGTTGGAGATCACCCGGTCGTACAACACGTTGGATACCCGTCGGTCGGGGGCGTTCGGGCAGGGCTGGTCGAGTCTGTTGGACGCGCGGGTGACCGAGCGGACGAACTCGGCGGGTGCGGTGCTGGGTGTGGTGGTGCGGTATCCGGACGGGTCGGAGGCGGTGTTCGGGCCGGGGTCGGACGGGTCGTTCGTGGCGCCGCCGGGGCGGTACGAGGTGTTGACCGCAGTGAAGTCCGGCGCCACGGTGACCGGGTACCGGTTGACCGTCAAGCACGGGACGACGTACGTGTTCTTGCGCGCGGCCGGGGGTGGCGCGTTCAAGGTCACGTCGGTGACGGACGCCAACGACCAGACCTTGACGTTGACGTACAACGGCAGTGGGCTGGTGTCGAAGTTGACCAGCGCGTCGGGGCGGTCGTTGACGCTGACCTGGGCGGGCACCACCAGCCCGTCGGTCGGGTCGCATGTGACGAAGGTGACGACGGACGCGCCGACCGCCGGTGGCGGTGGGTACGTGTGGCAGTACACGTACGGCAGCTATGACCGCCTGACGAAGGTGTGTCCGCCGACGGCGTCGTGTACCACGTACACCTGGGATAACAGCGCCAACCAGGGGGCGAACGCGGTGCTGAATCATGCGCCGTCGTCGTTCTGGCGGTTGAACGAACCTTCCGGATCGACCCTGGCGGCCAGCAGCGTGCTGGACAACGGCGGCACCGACGTGGCGTTCTACGAGGGTACGACGCCGGGCCCGACACCGGGGGTGTGGCCGGGATCGACGTCGACGTCGACCGCCTTCAACGGCACGTCGTCGCGGGTGCGGCTGCCCAGCGGGCTGGTCAACGACAGCGCGTACCAGTCGGTCAGTCTGTGGTTCCGGACGGGGACGGCGTCCCGGGCGGGGGTGTTGTTCTCGTACCAGCATGATCCGATTTCGGACGGGACGACGTCGAGGAACTACACGCCGTCGATCTATGTCGGGTCGAGTGGGAAGTTGCACGCGAAGTTCTATGACGGCAACTCGACGACGATGCAGTCGTCCGGTCGGGTGGACGACGGGCAGTGGCATCACGTGGTGCTGGCCGGGGCCGGCTCGAGTCAGGCGCTGTATGTGGACGGGATCCGGCACGCGGGCCGCACCGGCCTGATCGAGATGTTCGACGTGGGTGGGTCGGCGCATGAGTACGTGGGTGCGGGGTTCGTCGGGGGAAACTGGCCGGACCAGCCGCATCATGGTTCGCCGAATTACCACGGGCATGCGAACTTCTTCGACGGGCATATCGCCGATGTGGCGTTCTTCGACCGGACGCTGACCTCGGCCGAGGTCACTGAGATCAACGCGACGGCGCGGGGTCAGAGCCGGCAGTTGTCGAAGGTGACCAGCCAGGAAGGTCGGGTACTGGCGTCGCTGTCGATGGATTCGGTGACCGGGAAGCTGGCATCGGTGACCGACAGCAACGGTGGGACCTGGGCGTTGGGGACGCCGCGGGTGGCGGGGACGAGCGGGGTGTACGCGGCGGCGGTGCTGGGGTCGGCGCCGACGGACTACTGGCGGTTGCGGGACGCGGCCGGTGTTCAAGCGGTCAACGAGACCTGGCAGACCACAGCGACGTTCAGTTCGGTGACGTTGGGAGCGGCGGGTCCGTTCGCGGACGGCACGGCGGTGTCGTTCGACGGGTCATCGTCGCTGGTGTCGGTGCCGGGGGAGCGGTTGGCGCCGGCCGGGACGCGGTCCCAGGAGCTGTGGTTCAGGACCACTGGTACCGGCGATGTGCTGGCGGGGGCGCAGGACGCGGCGGTGGACGGGACGCTGTCGGTGGGGTCGCCGGTGTTGTGGATCGACTCCGACGGCCGGTTGCGGGGGTTGTCGGCGTCGGTGGATCCGACCGCGCCGTTGACGTCGGGGCTCGCCGGTAAGTGCGCCGAGTTGGCGGCCAACGGCACGAAGGTGCAACTGAGCACCTGCGACGGTGCGACGGCGCAGAGCTGGCGCTACGTCGGCAGCAGCCGGCAGCTGCGTCGAGGTGACAAGTGTCTGGGCCTGGCAGGTCAGGCGACCAGCAACGGCACCCTGGTCCAGGCGCAGACCTGTTCGAGCAGCGCGAACCAGAAGTGGGGAGCGTCCGGGAACGGTTGGCGCAACTCGGGGGCGGGCCGGTGCCTGGAGGTGCCGGGCTCGTCGACCACGGACGGCACCCAGCTGGCGATCCGCAACTGCAACGACCAGGCCAATCAGTGGTGGGCGTTGGCGTTGGTGTCGGCGGCGCCGGTCAACGACGGCAAGTGGCACCACGCGGTGCTGACCAAGACCGCCGCCGACGATGACACCGTCCAGGCGTTGTACCTCGACGGTGTGCGGGTGCAGGCCAGCACCGGCTCCCTGGCCGGCGGGGTCGAAAGGCTCAGTCACGGGTATCTGGGTGCGGGGTACACGGGCAACGGGTGGTCGGGGCTGCCCTCGGACTCGACGGCGTACTACGCGGGTGCATTGGCGGAGGTCGCGCTCTACGACCGGACGTTGAGCGCGGACGAGGTGGCGCTGCATTACCAGTCGGTGGGTCGGGCAGTGCCGTTGGTGGTGACCGCGGCGGGTGACGGGGCTGTCGAAGCCCGGTTGTCGGATACGGCGGCGGGAGCGTTGCCGATCGAGGCGTTGCCGCCGGGTGCGGTGCGGGTCGACGAGGCGGCGCAGGACGCGCAGACGACAACGGTGTCGAATCCGGTGAAGATCGTGTCGGTGACCGATCCGGGTGGCAACGAGGTGTCGTACTCGTACGACCTGGTGACCGGGCGGAAGGTGTCGCAGACCGACGCGTTGGGTCAGACGACGTTGTACGGCTATGACACGGGTGGGTTCACGAGCCTGGTGTACGACCCGAACGGGCACGTGACCCGGTCGGTGCAGGACGAGCGAGGCAACACCATTCAGGAGGTGACCTGCCAGGACCAGGCCGCCGACAAGTGCTCCAGCAGCTACTACACCTACACCTTTTACAGCAGCGACCCGACGCACCCGAAGAGCGACCGCCTGACCAAGGTGCGGGGGCCGGGCTCGCAGAGTGCGCAGGACGACACCTACCTGACGACGTACGCCTACGACAACACCGGCAACCTGCACACCGTGCGGGACCCACTCGGCCGGAAGACGGAGATCGAATACACCGACGGTACGGAGGTGCCCGCGGTCGACGGTGGGCCCGCCCCGGCCGGTCTGCCGTGGCATGTGCTGGATCCGTCGAAGGGTTGGCAGACGATCAGGTACACCTCGGCTGGTGATGTGGCGTGGGTGTCGGACGCGGCGACTGCGGAGACGACGTTCACGTACGACGGGTTGGGTCGGACGTTGACGGAGACGGTGGTGACGTCGTCGTACCCGCAGGGGCGGACGACGTCGTACACGTACGACTCGGTGGGTCGGGTGGTGACGCGGACGGGTCCGGCGGTGACGGACCGGGTGTCCGGGGCGGTGCATCGGGCGGTGACGCGTTACTCGTACAGCGTGGATGGGTTCCTGGTGGAGGAGCGGGTCAGTGACGCGTCCGGTGGGGATGTGGCCCGGGTCAGCACCTGGTCGTACGACGGGGGTGGGCGTCGGTCGGAGGCGGTGGACGCCGAGGGGACGGTGACCAGCTACGGCTACGACGTGTACGGGCACCTGGTGGAGCAGACCGATCCGGACGGGGTGGTGAACGCCTACGAGGTGGACGTCAACGGCAATGTGTTGTCGCGGACGCTGAAGGGGTACACCGGGGATCCGAACGACCCGACACCGCCGGTGGATCTCGTGGTGGAGTCGAATGTGTACGACCCGGCGAATCGGTTGGCGTCGACCACCGACGCGATGGGCTATGTGACGCGGTACACGTACACCGATGACGGGCGGACCGCGACGGTGACCCGCACCGACGGGGACAGTTCGTTCCTGCTGGAGAGCAACGGCTACGACGAGGCGGGGAACCTGGTCGAGCGGGTGACCGACAACGGGCGGACCGTCACGGCGTACGCCTACGACGCGGCGGGCCGGCAGGTGCGCAGCGTGCTGGATCCGGGCGGCCTGGATCGGGTGACCGAGGTGACGCTGTCCCGGACCGACCAGGTGTTGTCGCGGGTGGATCGGGACGCTGCGGGGGAGGCGTTGTCGGTCGTCGACTACGCCTACGACGTGTTGGGTCGGCCGGTGTCGCAGACCCGGTACCTGTCGGCGGACCGGTCGGTGACGCCGGTGGCGCGGTGGCGGTTGGACGAGGCGGGTGGGACGACGGCGGTCGACTCGGCGGGGAACAGTCCGGGTACGGCCACGGACGTGGTCTGGGCGTCGGATGCCGAGCGGGGTCGGGTCGCGTCGTTCAACGGCTCGTCGTCGCGGATCGTCACCGATGCGCCGGTGGTGGACACCACCCGGCCGTACACGGTCGCTGCCTGGGTGCGATTGGACGATCTGCGAGCGCCTGTTTCGGTGCTTGCCATGCCGGGCCTCGCCCGGACGAACGTGGCCGAGCGGGGCGCACCCGCGTTCGCACTCAACTACGACCACACCGTCGACGCGTGGCGGGCGCTGACGACCGAGCAGCTCGTGTTCAAAGGCGGTGCCTACATACGACACAGCCGCACCTTCGGGCAGGGCTCGATGCAGGCGGGCGAGTGGCAGCACCTGGCGGTGGGCGTGGACCCGCAGGCCGGCCGGTGGATCGTGTTCCTCGACGGCGAGAAGGTCGACGACTTCACCGGCAGCAGCTTCCACAGCGTGGCGGCCGGCGGGGTGCGGATCGGCGACGGCCACGAGGGGGCGATCTCTGATCTGCAGGTGTATCAGGGGGTGCCGAACGACGACGACTGGGCCGCCGGGGTGATGGCGGGTGCGGTGCCGGCGGCGGACGCGGGGGTGTCGCGGACCAGTTATGTGGTCGACAACGCTGGTCTGGCGACGTCGGTGATCGATCCGTTGGGTCACGCCACGTTCGTCGAGTACGACGAGGCCGACCGGGCGGTGGTGACGACGGGTCCGCAGGTGCAGGCGGAAACCGGTGAGTTGGATGGTCCGGTGGTGACGGCCCGGCCGGTGGCCCGGGTCGGTTACAACACGTTTGGTGAGGTGGTTGCGGAGTCGGATCCGAACGGGGCGGTGACGACGTACGGGGTGGACGGGGTGGGCCGGCCGGTGGAGGTGCGGTTGCCGGCGTACACGCCGCCGGGTGGGTCGTCGTCGGTGACGCCGGTGGCGTCGGCGATGTACGACAGCCTCGGTCAGGTGGTGTCGCAGACCGATCCGTTGGGCCGGGTCACGGAGTTCGTCTACGACCAGCTGGGCCGGGTGGTGACCCAGGTGGCACCGGACGGCGGCACGACGACGGCGCGCTACGACCTGGCGGGCAACCTGTTGGCGGCCACGGATCCGACGGGTGCGGTGACCGGCAGCAGCTACGACTTCCTGGGTCGGGTCACGAGTGTGAGTGAGGCGGTGCGGCAGACCGGTCAGGTGCACACCACCACGGTGGGCTACGACGTCGCCGGGCGGTTGTCGTCGGTGCGGTCGCCGGCGGGGGTGACGACCGGGTACGGCTACAACGCGGCCGGTGAGCTGACAGTTGTGGTCGACGGCGCGGGGCAGACCCGCGGTGTCGTCCACGACGGCCTGGGTCGGCCGGTGAGGGAGATGAATCCGGACGGTACGTACACGACGACGGGTTATGACATGTTGTCGCGGCCGGTGTCGGCGGCGGCGTACGCGGCCGGTGGTGGGGCGGCGTTGGCGACGGCGGCCTCGACCTATGACGTGGCGGGCAACGTGGTGTCGGCGACGGACGCGCGGGGCACCGTGACGCGGTTCGGCTACGACGCGGCGGGCCTGCTGCGGACCCAGCGGGAGCCGGTGGATGCGACGACGACGATCGAGTCGTCGTTCGGCTATGACCTGGCGGGGAATCCGACCCGGTTCACCGATGGGCGGGGGCAGGCGTTCCGGACGACGTACAACGTGTGGGGGTTGCCGCAGTCGCGGATCGAGCCGGCGACGGCGGCGTACCCGGACGCGGCGGACCGGACGTTCACCACGGTGTACGACGTGGCGGGGCAGCCGGTGTCGCAGCGGGTGCCGGGCGGGGTGGCGCGGACCCTGGTCTACGACGAGATGGGCCGGTTGGTGCGTCAGTCCGGGTCGGGCGCGGAGGCGGCCACCACGGATCGGACGTACGGGTACGACGCGGCGGGTCGGTTGGTGGAGTTCTCCGCGCCGGGGGACACCAATCAGGTCGTGTACGACGACCGGGGCCTGCCGTTGTCGGTGACCGGCCCGTCGGGGGACGCGGCGTTCGCCTATACGGCGGACGGGTTGATGGAGTCGCGCGACGACGCGGCGGGGTTGACGGAGTACGGGTATGACGGGGCGGGCCGGCTCGTGTCGGTGAACAACACGGACATGGGCACCGCGATCGGCTACACGTACGACGTGATGTCGGCGGTGTCGTCGATGACGTTCGGGACGTCGGGGAACCGGCGGGTGTTCGGTTACGACGATCTGCACCGGTTGACCAGCGACCGGCTGGTGTCCTCGGGTGGGTCGAAGATCGCGTCGATCACCTACGGCTGGGACGCCAACGGCAACGAGACCAGTAGGACCGTCACCCGTGGCTCGTCCACGACGGTCAACACCTACACCTACGACCTGGCGGACCGGTTGACGTCGTGGGACGACGGGAAGACGACCGTCGGCTACCGCTACGACAAGGCGGGCAACCGGACCGGGATCGGCGACGTCGACTACGTGTACGACGCCCGTAACCGCCTCGTGTCGGACAGCACCGGGGTCGGCTACCAGTACACGGCGCGCGGCACCCGCAGCGCGGCTGGTGCGGCGACGACGGTGTCGGACGCGTTCGACCAGGTGGCCGAGCACACCCCGGCGGGTGGTAACGCGCGGGTGTTCGACTACGACGGGTTGGGTCGGGCGTTTCGGGACGGGTGGGAGTACACCGGTCTCGGTAACCACCTCGCCCGGGACAGTTCCAACGCGTTCTTCACCCGGGACCCGGGTGGTGGTGTGGTCGGGGCGCGGCACAACAACACCCGCCGGTTGGTGTGGACGGATCTGCACGGTGACGTGGTCGCCCAGCTGAACCCGGCCGGGGCGTCGGTGACCGGTAGCCGTACGTATTCGCCGTTGGGTGAGGTGACCGCGGACAGCGGCATGTTCGGTGACCTCGGCTACCAGTCCGAGTGGACCGACATTCGCAGCGGGCAGGTCAACATGCACTCCCGCTGGTACGACCCGGTCACGGCGCAGTTCGGTGCCCGGGACAGTCTCACCGTCGGTCCGGTGCCGGACTCGATCCGGGCCAACCGCTACCAGTACGGCGACGGCAGCCCGTTGACCGTGGTCGACCCCACCGGCCACTTCGGGGAACCGTTCGCGAGGTCGTGGGACGACTTCACCGACTGGGCCGGCGACAGGTGGGACGACGCCGTCGACTGGGCCGGCGACGCGTGGGACGACTTCACCGACTTTCTCGACTGGGTCGGCGACGGCCTGGAGGCGGCCACCACGTGGACGCAGGAACAGCTCGTCGAGGCGGCCAACGCCATTAGGCAGACGGTGGAGCAGAGCTATCAGGATCTGATCAAGGCCGGTGAGGCGCTGAAAGCCGCCGCCGAACAGGTGGGCCAGTGGGCCCGTACGGCCCGGGACTGGATCGTCGAACACAAGGCCGAGATCGTCGGCGCGATCGTCGGCATGGTCGTCGAGGCCGGCTGTCTGGTCGCGATCGGCTGGACCGGGGTCGGCATGGTCGCCTGCGGCATGGTCGGCGGCATCACCGGGGCCCTGGTCACCGGTGGGATGCAGGGCAAGACCGGCATGGATTTGCTGCAGGACGCGGTGATCGGCGGCCTGGCCGGTGGTCTCGGCGCCGCCCTGCCGATGATGGGCCCGGTCGCCGGCAAGGCGCTGAGCAAGGCCGCCTCCACCGGCGTGAAGAAGGTCGCCGGCACGAGCGTCGGCAAGGCCGGCGCCCGGGTCGGCGCGAAGGCTGCCGCCGGGGCCCGGTCGTTCAGCCGGGCGGTCAGCCGCAAGGCCGACGACGCGTCCCGGGCGGTGTCCCGGGGCACCAGCCGGTCCACCCGGGAAGCCGCCGAACGCGCCGACGACGCCGCCCGCGCCGGCGGGAACCGGGCCGACGGGGCCGCCAGCTGCGTGCGGCACAGCTTCGCCCCCGACACCCGGGTACGGATGGCCGACGGCACCAGTAAGTCGATCGGCGAGGTCGAGCTCGGCGACGAGGTGTTGGCGACCGATCCGGCCACGGGGCAGAGCTCGGTCCGGTCGGTACGGGTGCTGCACCGCCACGCCGACCGGGAGTTGACCGATGTCACGGTCACCGACACCACGACCGGCGAGAGTACGGTCGTCGAGACGACCGCGCACCACCCGTTCTGGAACGCCGACACCAACCGGTGGACCGACGCCGAGGACCTGCGCCCCGGTGACCGGCTGCGCAGCCCGGACGGCGAAACCACCCAGCGGGTCACCGCGGTCCGGGTCTGGACCGGCCTGAAATGGATGAACGACCTCACCGTCGCCGGCGTCCACACCTACTACGTGGTGGCGGCCGACCGGCCGGTGCTGGTGCACAACTGTGACGGCTACACGGACCTGTACCACGGGACGAGCCGGCAGTCGGCGGACAACATCCGGAACAACGGCGTGAACCCGGGCTTCTCCACCCGGTCGAGGATGGACTTCGGCAAGGGGTTCTACACCACCCGTTCGCAGCAGCAGGCACAGAAATGGGCCAGCAAGCGATTCGGCGGGGACGGAGTGGTCCTCCACTTCAGGGTGCCGACCGCGAAACTCAACGCCATGTTCACGAAGACGTTCAACCGGCGCGGTGGCCGGGACCTGACCAACACCGTGCGCCGCTACCGCACCGGTGCCGGCGGAAACCTGGCGAACAACTACGATGTGGTTGAAGGTCCGATGCTCATGAATGTCGATGGCTTCCTGAGGTTGGGGGCGCCGCCCCGCTGGTCCGGCAACCAGGTGGTCTTCTACGGCAGGGACGCCGGCCAGGTGCTCACCGACGCCCTGCAGCCGTAG